From the genome of Toxoplasma gondii ME49 chromosome XII, whole genome shotgun sequence:
GAGCGACTTCTCGTGGAAAGTGGCGTCAGCAAAAGAAATTCCCTTATTTTTTGGCCTTCTTCATCGGCTGAGTGGACGGTCCCTTTGTCATCAGCGACTTGTGGATGTGCGGGATGACACCACCACCGGCAATAGTGGCCTTGATCAGAGTATCCAACTCTTCGTCACCTGCCAATACAACAACGGACAAGCAACGCGAACTTTCTGGGCGGGTTCGTGAACAAGTAACACACAATCATATTCGAACTTGGGAAACACTCCCGCGTAGGAAATACCTGTATTCACAACTCATTGTTGGAACAAGCTGCGCGCGGTGCGCACACCACTGGCAGATGTGCACACATACACTTCCGCAACGTTCACTTCTGGTCTCCACACTCAATCTCAAACGCGTGCCGACAGACACGCACCCAGCGCGTAGCAGAACCACCACACTGTCACCCACGGCTTTACATGTACTACAAGCAAACAAGATGTCTGGAAGTTGTTACGTGATGACAATCCAAGAGAGTTGTGTGTCCTGAAAAGAAACTGTGTGCATATAGGTCCTAGCAGTGTACATGCCCCTGAGAGTCCCACTCAACAAGAATAAACAGTTGCACCACGCTGCGCTAAACAGTCCCTGTTGCAATACCACACCTGCAGCACTTTGGGCTGCCCCTGATTTCTCTTTGTGGAAAGCACGGAGAAGAACCCGCACCTCTAATGGCAAGTTGCAAGTGACGGGGAGTAATTCTTTTCACTTTGAGATCCTTGCTGGCGTTTCCCGCCAACTCGAGAACTTCGGCGGTGAGGTACTCGAGAATAGCCGATGCGTAGACAGCCGCAGTCGAGCCGACACGACCTGCGTGCACACAAGCCGCGGAAAAGCCACCGAACTCTCACTGAGTGCACACAAATGAGCCAAAATGTCGAGacaaaaaacacacacgATCTTCGTGCCCCCCTTTTCCCGAAGAACTCGCACTCCCGCATTCCAGGTAAACCGTTTCCGGCCAACCACAGGAAGTATCATGCGCCatgcacgcacacacacacagacctACGAGACAATCTAGGTAAATCCGGTTGTCCACACACTACGCCTTGTGTCTGACAAAAGACGACAAACCACCAGCTTCAGGGCACGGCTCCCACAGTTTTTGCGGAATCGGTGGGAGCGACTCGAAGTTTCAGAAAGCACACGAATTTTGCGTAGTATGTGCAGTCAGAAAAGACTCCTGCTATATGACGATGAAGACTTAACAGAGACTCGATTCCATCGAGTTTGGCACGTAGTTCGAAACCCCCATCGACTGCCGGCTTTCGAACCTCTCGTCCGCGACGTGGACAACTCGACACAAACGCCACACCTTATCACAACGCTTTTGCGAAACAACACAGGACTGAAGACCTGGAAACGCACGAGAGGACCCGGTAGGCAGAGAGAGTGAGACACGTGGAAGCAACTCTGTTGTTCTGACCGGTCCACAGGGCACGCGAGCAGCGGCACAGGGGAGCCTTTTTTTTTGGCGTCTTCAGATAAAGACTTCCGAAGACCCCGTGCACACAAAGACGCGTCTTTCGGGCGATTCGCGTCCTTACCTTCAGAGCTGATGCGGCTCTTGAGCATACGGTGAACGCGTCCGACGGGGAACTGCAAACCGGCTCTggcagcgcgagaaagaggagccTTCTTGCCTTTGCCGCTTCCACTCTTTCCCTTGCCTCCCTTTCCCATACCACCGACCTTTCCACCCACTTTTCCTCCAACCTTTCCGCCTACTTTGCCAGCTCCGTCCATTGTGAGTGtgtgagaaagagaaagaactctCAAGGGTGGCTTCTGCCGAGAGGTCGGCTCTGCACAAAGACGCCAGGAGTCGCACGAAAGCGAGTCGAATTCTACCGTTCCACACCCGCGACGGGGGACTGGAAAACACTGCGAAACTTGCGCTTTTGAAAAACGAACTTTTAAAGTGCAGCACGCATTCAGAAAAGTTGTCGCAGACCTGTGCCACCCTCCGGAGTGCGTCGCACTATTTCCTGACACGCAACATCAGTCCGAGCCACCCCAGCGGCGCCCGTCCTTGTCCTGTCCCATCCGCGTGTATTCTGCAAAAAGGGGGTGTAGTGCCGCGCGCCGAGAGACCGTGGGTGCTGTGGCTaggaaggcgaagcgacCGCGCCTCTCTTCGACACCGAAGCGCCGTGCTCTCGCACAACATCTCCGTCTGCTGCAAAAACGCTGCCAGTCTTTCCACAGAAAAACCTCAAATCGCAAATCTCCACGCCAACTTCGGCGCATTTCCGCCAACAGAGTCTGCTGTGCAGACAGACGCCCTTTCGTAGGACCACCAGCTCTTTCAACCGTTTAGGTGCGCCGCCGCTGTGCGGTGCTATATACAGCTTAGACGCGGCAACAGGACTGTGTCCTATTACGgaccgacagagaaagagaatcTCTAGCTGTTCTTTTAAATCAACGCCATAAACTCTCCTCTATTATATTACCCACCACCGCCGTTCTGCAGTGGGCTCAGAGATTCAACGAAGACAGTACGCACGCGTTTAGATAGCGACGAACTCGAGGAAACACGAAGTCGACCTGGTGCACCAAGAAGGGACGCCCGGTGCCAGGCACGTTAGCTAATCACATAGTACAGTAAGATCCGACCATGATCACCGTAGGGCTACGCTTTTGCCGCAAAAAGACCAAGTCTACACGGTTAAATTCTCTTGTACAGTGACGGTTTGGTGTTGCTGCGCGGTATATTCACTAGATACAACGGTTCGCTGTAGAAGGTGTAAGGCTGGGCACACCTCCAGGAGCaccccttctctctttgcgtttttgTGGAAACCCTCAAGCCACAACTTGGTGAAGGCATTTCATTTTCACACTCGTCTACAGGCTCACTCGTCTTTCCGCGTTTGGAAGGCCGTCGAAGGGCAGAGTTCCTTACACACAAGCCAACACATTCAGGAACCTTGGGTTCTCCCATTCCCCGTATATAAGCCGACATACCTCGGGGCTTTTTCTCGGAAGCCGAGGGCCGAATGGACTTCTTTGTATTTTGGCGGTACGCTGTGTCTGCTTGAATCGCATCTTCTGAGGCAGAACGCGAATGTGGGCTTCAGCATGCGCGTGTTTTCGCAGAGGGCGTGCCATTGTGCGATGAGCTCCAtttttcttgctctctgtGAGTAGTCCTCGGTTTTCTTCCGAACTTTCCCCACTCTTTTGAGGCCGCGAAAACTCCGCTTTCTTGCTATCACAATGGCGAAGCGCACGAAGAAGGTAGGGTCCAG
Proteins encoded in this window:
- a CDS encoding histone H2AZ (encoded by transcript TGME49_300200~Gene product name based on ToxoDB Community Expert Annotation.), encoding MDGAGKVGGKVGGKVGGKVGGMGKGGKGKSGSGKGKKAPLSRAARAGLQFPVGRVHRMLKSRISSEGRVGSTAAVYASAILEYLTAEVLELAGNASKDLKVKRITPRHLQLAIRGDEELDTLIKATIAGGGVIPHIHKSLMTKGPSTQPMKKAKK